The nucleotide window TGACTCTGTACAGAAGTTTCTATCAGCTGCATATGCACTATGCACTGAATATTTATACCTATTCAGCAGGAACCTGAAGCCTCTGTGAACCAATGTTAAATGATCTTGCCAATAGAACAACAAGGACCGCACTTATACTGTTTTTCATAATTTATTAGCATATCTATTCTATTGACTGTATCGAAGTTGTACATCTGCTTTACCAAAGATATGTTAATCATCAGATTTAGAATGCTCCTTCATTGTTCACCAACCTGGTGTTCAACCTTACAAATACAACTTATGCTATGGAAAGCAGGCTATAAAGTCATGTAACAAAATAACTTATATTTAAATAAAGGTACAAATTAAACTGTCAAGACTTTGGCATTTGTTCTAATCACAAAATAGCTTTATTTTTATACATCACATAACGCATATCATAAGAAACATTAATTTATGGAAAATCTGCATAAATGTCTTAACAGAAACTTATGCAGTGTTATCCAAATTTTGACAACAATAATTTCACTATGAAATTTGAATTCATTTATCTTATTTAAAGGCTACGCGTTATTTGGCAAACATTTAGTTTAAGATACAAACCGCATTTTGTAGAACTTAGTACGCCCCGCTGTCAAAAAATGGCATTTTAAAGTCACTATTTGGCATTGCCGTGTTGTAATTAGAAACACTGTCTCGCCATATCGGATCAACCTCCCCTTAAAATATTCTTGGAAAGAAGCACATAACGCAATGAAGGTTCAATGGCCTCCACCTGAAATTTCCAAAATCGGTTAATTTTACATGCCGCTACCGTTCGCCGCCGTATCAATTTCTCTGCCACTGACTACTGGAAATACTTCATTTCCCCCCCAATAGTTTTAGGTCAAACGCAATTACATAAGCTGCTGAAGGCACCGGGACCTGTGCCAACACCCAGTGTGCACCGCAtccaaacacacgcacacacaacgaAACTTTGTGCTTGGTTAAAAACTAAACGCACTAGTTTAATAAACAGCGTCGtgtctttaaaattaaaaataaaacaacaaacACTTCAGAAAAGTTCATCCATCCAAATGTATCGGAGAGCGTGGTAAACTAGGTAAGACAGGGATGGCACATGGAGTTTGAAAGCTGGAGGAGTAGAGGGTCTGTTCTAAGAATGGTGGGTCGGGTTTAGGTCTAATCACTTGAGGGTTTGGTGGGCAGAGGTTTGTGGTGGCAGATCACTCACGGTAGAAAACATATTCGGTGTAGCTGGTCCATATCTTGTCGTCGGTCTGCTCGTGAGCGAAGGCGCAGGTGCCCGTCGAGTTGCACGACACCATGTGGAAGCCAGCTTCGGCCAATTTATCAAACGCCTGCTCTAGGAAAGTAAACTTGAGGTAGTAGCGAGATGTGTAGCGCTCAGGAGGACGGTCCGGGTCCCTGCTCTCGTTCAGCGTCTCCCCGAACACCTCCTTTGCCAGCGCCGTCTTGCCACATACCATGATTCTGGCCACCCTCCTGAACTTGGCATCCGTTTGGCTGTCCCTGCCCAGCGTGTACGAGCCCCGGTAGCCGATGGTGATGAAGCCCATCCTCCTGTCGCTGCTGCCAGCGCCGGCGGTCGCCGTGGCCGCAGCCAGGCTGCGCACAGCGTCCGTGTTGGGGGAAGCGTCCTCGGGGTCGCTGGGGCAGGCGTCGTCGTTGATGGAGTTCTGTTTGCTGAGTTTGGGGGTCAGCGCCTTGACCAGTTCGGGCAGCGCGAAGTACTCGGCCTCCCGCTGCAGCCGGCTCCTCTCCGGGAAGTGGTCGGGCAGCACTAGCTGTTGGTCCCGCATGTAATCCAGAATGTAGCGGAAGAGAAACCCGTCGCGGTCGATGAAAAAGCGTCCTTTGCCGTCCCTGGCCAGTCCCAGGCCATTTTTGCGGCCGAACATCTGCGACAGCAGGGAGTCAGGCACGCTGAGCAGGGTGGAGTAGCGGGTGATGTACACCTGCCCGCCCACGTTCAGCTCCACGATCTCGGGGAAAGGAGCCTCTTCGCTGGCCATGGTGGAACTGGCGTTATCCGGCAGAGCCATCCTTGCACTTGGCCCCCGCTGTGCTGCAGGTACTGGCCGGACCTGCGGAGCTGATTGCGGGGAACGGGAGGGACGCGCTCTCCGGTCCCGCGTGCTCCCACCTCTCTCCCGCGCTCACTCTCCTCACTCTTCCTCCAAGTCAATTTTAAAGTGGGCGACGCAAGTCCGCCCTCACCGTCAGGCAGTGGGAGGGGCTGCTCAGCCCTGCATGGATCAGCGCTTCCAtcagacacaggagactgcagatactcGACTCTGTAGCAACAAacgtaaactgctggaggaactcaggggtcAGGCGGCATCAATGGACAGTCCCGACCCGAACAattaaccccctcccccacagatgTCGCCTGACCCGCTGAGATTATACAACAGTTTGTTCTATATTTCCATTCTTGGGAATCTCCTCTTCGTTTTCTGCACCGGCATCCACTGAGTCGATGAATAGTCCTGTCAACTTTTACTTTTCATGTATGATTGACTTTAATGTACTTCATCATTAGACGCTGTtccatttatttcagttttcaatAAATCTCACTTTATGACCCGTGCTCTGTCAAACGTGAATCTATCGCGGCGTGAAGTCTTCGTTCAAATATGAAATAAACCAGAGTGCCTGTAATCACAAACTGgtataaaatattaaaatcaaTACTCAAGGCTGCATTCCACACATTTAAAAGATCTCCTGGTTGCTGTAGACAATCAAGGTAACATCCACGATGCAATAAGAACATTTTACTCAAATATGTAACTCATGAGATTGCAGTTAGTATTTTCGTGCAGCGTTGAGTATGTGTCATAGCAATGCAAATATTGTATCTTCAGAAATCAGCACACAGATAAAGTGATTTCCTTTAGCTGGACTTAGCTCTTCCAGTATATAACTTACAGCCTTTATCATCTCTTGAGATATTAAATTTATGATATCGAGTTTTGAGTAATAGTTGAAATTTTCAACTATACTTTCGCTGAATTTTCTACAGAATTCACTGTCTAACACAATGCaatgttttcaaaaataaatgCATAATTGTGTTACCCATTTGTTTCAGTTcctcttttaaaatattttgtaacTTTCAAACCGTTCATTTCAGCTGTAATGTACTATAGCATAGGCTCTGTGAGACCATACCGAttcaacttccgctaatgccccacctcccccatccgttatttatttatatacacattctttctctctctctctttttttcccctctgcccatcctctgggcccccccccccccttttctttctctctgggcctcctgtcccatgatcctctcatatcccttttgccagtcaactaTTCAGCTCTTggcaccatccctccccctcctgtcttctcctatcattttggatctccccctccccctcccactttcaaatctcttactagctcttttttcagttagtcctgacgaagggtctcggcccgaagtgtccactgtacctcttcctagagatgctgcctggcctgctgcgttctccagcaactttgatgtgtgttgcttgaatttccagcatctgcagaattcctcgagtTTGCAAAAATAGATTTCTTCTTCCTCTGCAATATTGCGACATCCTTTAGACTTAATTACATATGACGTGTATCAATTAGTATATAATATTGCAGCAAATAAATAGTAATTTGTGTTCCATTAAAACAAAAGCCCTGTAATGTCTTCTAGCATCTTTAGAGTCTCAGTTTTATCAGCAGGACTCCAACCATTTGAGTGATATAAAAATAGATGATGGGTGCCTGAGTAACCCCAAGCTTGCAAACAGCAGTACAAGCTCGGTTTAGAGCATGCTGCTTCCTGATGAAGGGCAATtgccctgaaacattaactctttttcCTCTCTCCAAATATTCTGCATAATCTGCtgcatattttcagcattttctatttttatttcagatttccaccaacTGCAGGGTTTTTTTTACATGCAGTGCTGTAGACAGTCTGGTCAAAACTTTTTGTATTCTAGGACAGTTATGAACAGTTAATAGTAAGGGATGGACTGAAAATGAACTATGAAGGTGATGTAACCAAAGATAGACTGTGTGAAAAGAGTAAGTAATCATATTTTTCTTCACCAAGGAAAAGGATGCTACCAAAGTTTAAAGAAGGGGTATGGTTGTGCAGATAACAGAAAATATTGTTAATGCACATAATTTGCTGAGCATAAACAAGATTGATTAAATATTAAGTCAAAATCTGAGTGATTATCCATGAAATATCTGCACAACTAAATAATATTTCTTCTATATTTTGTTGCCTTGTATTTGGTGTTGGTATTTATATTTGTAGTTTTTTGGTATTGCCTATGCATCggaattttttttaatggttttATCAATGGCTATGCCTTACGCTCTGGTACTTTCAAAGCTTTTagcccataagaccattagacataggagcagaattaggccattctgtacATTAAGTGCCCTCCGCCTtttgatcattgctgatttattatccttctcaatcctatTCACCTGCCTTCTTCCTGAAATCTTTGAagctctgattaatcaagacccatcaacctccacttcaaatacacccaaagacttgggctccacagccatctgaggtaatgaattccacagattcactgtcatTTGGCTAAAATAATTACCGTaatcctcttctctgttctaaagagatgtccttctattctgtggctgtgccatctaaacctagactcccccagtataagGAACATTCTCCTAACtgccactttatcaaggcctttcaattttcaataggtttcagtgcaATCCCCCGTCATTCCCAACATTCTACTTCTTCCCGTCTTTTATATCCATCTCCCATTTGAGCTCCCACCATCCTCCAAATCTTATGTAAATGCTGTCCTTTCTCGTCCTTATCCCAACTTTGTTGACACAGTGTCTAAATAGATATCTTGATTATGGCTTTCACCCCCCTTATGCAAAGCAGCTGCTACATTTGCATCCTTGATTTTAAGTGATTGTTCGGCTAGAATGTCTGCCACCTTGTTTCCTTCAATCCCTACATGAGCAGGAACCTAAATGAAACGTATACACAGACCTAGACCCTGCAACCTCAACAGATGTTGTCCAATCTCAAGAAAAGTATCTGGCCTAAAATGTGAAGTACCTATTTCAATAGATGTCAAAACTGAGTTAAAAGCAGTGCACAGAAGTGCATAATCAGGGTATACTTCTTCAACCCATTTCAAAGTTAACATGATAGCAACCATCTCAGAAGAGAATACTGACACTTTGTATGATAAGGTTTTTTCTTAATAGACACCTGAAAGTTTGTAACATAAACAGTAACACCTTTCACAACCTGTCACTGGATCTTTTAAACCATCTGTATAGATATGTAAGAAGCCATAATACAGTATCTGCCTTGCATATATTGCTGAGCTTCCTGTACCACTGATACACAATTAATTTTCATCTTGATCTTTTCTTGAAGACTTAAATCAACCACAGGCAAAGGGAAAAATCATGGAGGAGTGACAGCAGGGGTACACTGGGATCATTTTCCATATTAAACACCCCAAGATTTTGTGTCCATTCATTTCCCATCCACCCAAAACTGTTCCCAACACTCTATTAATGTTAGATGACCAAATTTAAGTCCTCTTATATTAACCCAATAAATCTTTACCTAACTGTAATCTACGTAAATGTAAAGGTTCATCACCCATTTCTACCAGTAATGCCTAAATTGGGGATGATTTAATAGCAATGCTCGAGGTTCAACGCAAActctaggaattctgcagatgctggaaattcaagcaacacacatcaaagttgctggtgaacgcagcaggccaggcagcatctctaggaagagatgcagtcgacgtttcaggcctgacgaagggtctcggcctgaaacgtcgactgcacctcttcctagagatgctgcctggcctgctgcgttcaccagcaactttgatgtgtgttgctcgaggtTCAACGATGCCTAGGGGCTATAAGACTACTGGTGAGGCTGACCCATAAGCAACACATCCATAGTCAAGGACAGATCTTATTAAAGCAAAATACATTTGTTTAAGCGACCTCCTACTCGCACCCCAATCACACCCAACTGAGCACCTGAGCACATGAACGGCTCTTTTACACTTCTCTTGAGTTGTATTCACATGTGCATTCCATGTTAGCCCTGTGTCCATCCACATAcctagaaaatgctgaaggatgttggcccaaaattttgactgtactcttttccatagatgctgcctggcctgctgaattactccagcagtttatgtgtgttgcttggatttccagcacctgcagattttctcttgtttataccTAGAAACTTCACTACAAACTCTTGTTTAATAGATTTACCATATAACTTGAGCTCAGTTGTGAGTATAATGTTGCTTTTAGGATAACAAATAACTTGAGTTAtttgagggcatagttttaaagtgcttggcagtaggtacagaggagatgtcaggggtaagttttttacacagagagtggtgagtgcgtggaatgggctgccggtggcagtggtggaggcggaaacgatagggtcttttaagagactgttggaaaggtacatggaacttagaaaaatagagggctatgggtaagcctaggtagttcta belongs to Mobula hypostoma chromosome 10, sMobHyp1.1, whole genome shotgun sequence and includes:
- the kctd12b gene encoding BTB/POZ domain-containing protein KCTD12b, producing MALPDNASSTMASEEAPFPEIVELNVGGQVYITRYSTLLSVPDSLLSQMFGRKNGLGLARDGKGRFFIDRDGFLFRYILDYMRDQQLVLPDHFPERSRLQREAEYFALPELVKALTPKLSKQNSINDDACPSDPEDASPNTDAVRSLAAATATAGAGSSDRRMGFITIGYRGSYTLGRDSQTDAKFRRVARIMVCGKTALAKEVFGETLNESRDPDRPPERYTSRYYLKFTFLEQAFDKLAEAGFHMVSCNSTGTCAFAHEQTDDKIWTSYTEYVFYRE